Proteins co-encoded in one Leptospira levettii genomic window:
- a CDS encoding 3'(2'),5'-bisphosphate nucleotidase CysQ, which produces MEEQEFQEVWRWVLSVGDSILGIYKTDFQIRDKGGNDPVTEADLYASEFLYEKISNRFPGHGFLSEERADTVSRLDKEWVWILDPIDGTREFVKKNDQFALSLGLVRNGEAIWGIIFNPATGEFFSKGKNSFFAKLQAPYATDENFRTLLVESGSVLHPLQESDSQNKKPVLIVSASEMREGLFDDSFWHEDFEIRSMGSIAYKLGLLSAGFIDLIVSLKPKNEWDICGGIALLDEENFTFFPLKDKPYSFNQKTTLSFGLVAGKRKAVEYLESKIDFHQLSLKVKERW; this is translated from the coding sequence ATGGAAGAACAAGAGTTTCAGGAAGTATGGAGGTGGGTTCTATCCGTTGGGGATTCCATCTTAGGCATTTATAAAACCGATTTTCAAATTCGTGATAAGGGTGGTAACGATCCTGTTACGGAAGCAGATTTGTATGCGAGTGAATTTTTGTATGAAAAAATATCCAATCGATTTCCTGGACATGGATTTTTATCAGAGGAAAGAGCGGATACGGTTTCTCGTTTAGATAAGGAATGGGTTTGGATTTTAGATCCAATTGACGGAACGCGCGAATTTGTTAAAAAAAATGATCAATTTGCACTCAGTTTGGGACTCGTTCGGAATGGAGAGGCAATTTGGGGGATTATTTTTAACCCAGCAACTGGTGAATTTTTTTCGAAAGGAAAAAATAGTTTTTTTGCAAAACTCCAAGCACCATATGCAACAGATGAAAATTTTAGAACCTTACTTGTTGAAAGTGGTTCCGTATTACATCCGTTACAAGAATCAGATTCGCAAAATAAAAAACCTGTATTAATTGTTTCCGCTTCAGAAATGCGCGAAGGTCTTTTTGACGATTCGTTTTGGCATGAAGATTTTGAAATTCGATCTATGGGTAGCATTGCTTACAAACTTGGATTATTATCTGCTGGTTTTATCGATTTAATCGTTTCCTTAAAACCTAAAAATGAATGGGATATCTGTGGTGGGATTGCATTATTAGATGAGGAAAATTTTACATTTTTCCCATTAAAAGATAAACCTTATTCATTTAACCAAAAAACAACATTATCTTTTGGACTTGTTGCCGGAAAAAGAAAAGCTGTTGAATATTTGGAAAGCAAAATTGATTTCCATCAACTTTCACTTAAGGTGAAGGAACGATGGTGA
- a CDS encoding LIC11625 family surface-exposed protein, with the protein MKFLIKVLVILSCSVTLLFSQQSTGLAEEFTKLEDHLRNPKLTEEQKKKNFEANMVSSVRSTLSKRFANPKKELKDLKFQDLQTERPEGTNTFYVKYKNYYFQYQFPVDPETYVTSPVEEIVLEKPEGLDLSSGAHKEEKKN; encoded by the coding sequence ATGAAGTTTTTGATTAAAGTATTGGTAATCTTGAGTTGCAGTGTTACACTTTTATTTTCGCAACAAAGCACTGGTTTGGCGGAAGAGTTTACCAAATTAGAGGACCATTTAAGAAACCCAAAACTAACTGAAGAACAAAAGAAAAAAAACTTTGAAGCAAATATGGTAAGTTCCGTTCGTAGTACATTATCAAAACGATTTGCAAATCCTAAAAAAGAATTAAAAGATTTAAAATTCCAAGACCTGCAAACTGAACGTCCAGAAGGTACAAATACTTTTTATGTGAAGTATAAAAATTATTATTTTCAATACCAATTCCCAGTGGATCCAGAAACATATGTGACTTCACCTGTAGAAGAAATTGTATTAGAGAAACCAGAAGGATTGGATTTAAGTTCTGGTGCACATAAAGAAGAAAAAAAGAATTAA